Below is a genomic region from Phacochoerus africanus isolate WHEZ1 chromosome X, ROS_Pafr_v1, whole genome shotgun sequence.
ACGCGTGAATGGCAACGCAACTCCTAAGGGTGGCTACCGGGTGAGGTATAACCAAGACACTTGCTAAGCATACCTGTGGCTTCAGCAATCCAAAAAGGAGAGGTCAGAGTAAAGAATAAGAGACCAAAAAGGCCTTAGAACATGACAAAAGGATCAGGCCACTGGGGAGGCACAATGATCCTCAATGTGTGTGCACCAGGCAGCAGAGCCTCAAGGtacacaaagcagaaacagatggAGCTGAAAGGAGAGACGGCCAGGTCCATAATTAGAGTTGAGGCCCTCAacacctccccaccctgcctcttAGCAAGTGATGGAATTACTAGAGAGAAGTCTCCAAGGATATAGGAGTTCTGGATAACACATTACACTGACAGGATCTGCATGACAAATAGGACAAGCTACACAGTGACAGCAGCATAGGATTTTTCGCCTGAGGGTCTGTGTAACATTCACCAAACAAGTCAGACCATCTCTGGGACCCTCAAACAAACCTCAGTAAGTTCAGTCACCCACAGTGTGTTCTCTGGCCATGACGGAATCAAAGTAGAAATCAGCAACAGAAAGCAGAGTGAAGAATCCCCAAACACCTGGAAGTGGTAGTTGGCACATCATGCTGGTTGTCATTCAGCATGTCAGGTAGTAGACACATCATGCCGGTTGTCATTCGGGGCCTAGTTATGGAAGAACTGAGCTTAGAAGGAGTCACCTCCTGAGCTGAAGGGCATTTCAGGCTGGCCCTCAAGAGAGGTCACTCTGGCCACTTCAAACGGAGTACTGTAGagagcagggctggagggagggggacagTTGAGAAGGCTGCTACATGGGTCCCGCCTGACTTTAAAGCTCACGCTGCCCTGACAGAGGAAGTTGAGCTTGCTGATTGGTAGTGGAATCAGTCTGGTGGCTGGTTGGGTTTGGGAGGCATGAGAGAGAGGTCGCCTCCCAGGGATTGGTGTGGTGGTTAGAAAGCCCTGAGGGAAGATGAGATTCAGGCACCTTCCTGGCATGTGGCTGGGGTCCAGTCTAACCCAGGGACGCACACGCCTCTGTTCATTATAAATCCCGCTCTCTTGTTTTCAAAGGTTCGACACAGTTTTCCTCTCCCCCTCAtcccctttctccccctcccccttcctcctcctcctgggctcctCCCCTGCTAGTGCCATCAGTCAGAGAAGGCCCTCCTACCTGGACAGGCAGAAGGGATTCCTTTCTGGGGTGTGTGGGATGGGTCCCTTAGGGCAGGTTGGTGCTTTGCTTGCCCTACCATCCTCTTAGCCCAGGACAGGGTACAAGGTGAGTGGGCCACTGACGTGTCTTCACGCTCATCTGTTCGTTCCCCTTTTACAGACTATGACGATGTGGGTAGTTCATCTCAAGAAAGAAGTGAAGGTTGGAGTTCTTCCCCACATAGTTTGAGCAAGAGGAGCCCTCATTATGAACATGGTGGATATGAGCCTCAGCCTTCAGGGCTCCAGGAGGAGGATGGAAATGTGATGATGAGGGATGTCCAGGTGGACCCCAAAGGAAGAGAGTAAGTGACCGGGCAGCAGGGTCTGCGTGCGGCAGCCCCTGGGATTGTGCAGCTCTCCCATTCTCCATGGACCTCTTCTCCTCCTTGCCCTGGAAAGACGAAGCATGCTAGAAGTGGACCAGTGGTTGAGAAATCATCATTGTAGTCCTGGTGTCAAAGAGGCAAGGGTGTGTAAATGACTTTCTGAGCACTGATGGGCACTCGCCCTTCTTCTCTCCATGTTCCCCCTGCAGCTCTCCCTATACTGCCCGACGTGACAAGAGGAGAGTAAGATGGCACAGTGAGGGCCACATCCATATTACTGTGTGGAGAGATAGAAAACttctggagagagaaaaggggaagaacACACAAGACAGAACCCTGTCGAGCTGGTTCAAGGTCACGGTGAGTAGCTTGGCCAGGTCTGCATTGGAGAGGACGTTCTGGAACCCTGTACAAGGAAGACCACATTAATTAAACACATTATGTTGCTTTATTTGGAGgaaggctttccttttctttttattgaagtacagttggtttacaacactgtgttagtttccagtgtacagtatagtgattcgGTTGTAatttgttctgtgtgtgtgtgtcttattttttgtttatttgttttttgccttttttttttttttttttttttttttttagggccgcacccatggcatatggaggttcccaggctaggggtccaatcggagctgtagccgctggcctacgccagagccacagcaacgccagatccgagccacgtctgtgacctacaccacagctcacggcaacgccagatccttgacccactgagcaaggccagggatcaaacccgaaacctcatggttcctagttggattcgtttccactgcgccatgaccggaactcctttattttttgaagattatACTCCATGATAGGTTATTACGAGACTGGCCGtaactccctgtgctgtacagcagatccttgttgtttatctgttgtATGTATAGCTGTTTGTATCTGATAAACCCACATTCCTGAAgcgccccaccccctgctcccagAGGAGAGCTTTCAAAGGGAGAGGGAGTGTGTTTAAAGAAATCCACATGGGCAAAAACATAAGAAATCATTGCCAGAAGCCCTTCCAAGCTTAGCAGAAGGTTGGAAAAGAGTATTGGGTTGGGTCTGTTCTCCAGCCTTCATTCCATGCCGTCTCTCCTCTGTCTTATCCTTTCTTATCACCCTCAGATTCCCCGCGGGAGAAAGTATGACAAGACATGGCTAATGGACTCGATACAGAGCCGTTGCAGTGTTCCTTTCACTCCAGTGGATGTAAGAGAGGATGGCGGAACCAGATGTGTGGGCACAGAGAAGTGGGGGGAGCCCGCTGACCAGAAGGCTTTGTCCTCCAAACTTCTTGTTGCCTCTGCCTCCTGCAGTTTCACTGCGTGAAAAACCAGGCTCGGTTCTTTGTCCAGGATGCTAGCACTGCCTCTGCATTGAAGGATGTCAGCTATGAGATTTGTGACAAGGACAACCGAAAGGTGTGTGTCGAGGGCATTACCTGTACCTCATCCTGGGACAGGAGGACAGGCCAGGGGCTGGCCGTCTCCTCTGGAACTAGAGTTCCTGGTGCTTACCCAACCTTTCCCTCCTCCAGATACCTATCATTGTCAACCCCTCTGATGTTGTTCCCTACTCGGTGCACAATAAGTTGAAGCCAGGAGAAATGGAGCAGCTAAAGGTAATGCAGACTCAAGGCGTGCTGTGTGCCAACACTCAGACccacctcttcttcctccagACCCTTGTTCCCCTTGCCCCCAGTTTCCCTTGTCCCCACCACAGTCTCAGTGcagctctctccatctctctctgcaGCTGACCTTGCACAAACGCTATAACGTTTCCCAGCAAGCTCTTGACCTCCAGAGGCTCCGCTATGACCCAGGTGTGGCTGGCAGCAGTTGATCTAGGGCGGGTGAGGGCAGAGGGGTCTTCCTGGAGGGAGACTTAGGGATGGTAACATGGGGAGGGGTTGGTGCTGGCCCCGGACCCCACTCGGCCTTCTGAgtcccaccccctctcctccctgaAGACTTAACGGGCCATGATATTGATATAATTCTGAATCGAAGAAACTGCATGTCTGCCACCCTGCAGGTCATCAAAAAGAATTTCCCCGAGGTGAGTCTGTCAGCCCTGGGCTGCTTTTAAGGCAGggtgtggagggggtggggtggagggaggttgGTCGCCCAGGCCCTAGGAGGTATCCATCACTCTAACTCTTCCTCCCCCAAAGCTGTTGTCCTTGAACCTGAGCAGCAACAAACTGTACCGGCTGGATGGCCTGTCTGACATTATACAGATGGTCCCCACGGTCAAGATTCTGAACCTCTCCAAAAATGAGGTGAGAAGAGGGAGCCAGGTCAAAGTTGAGTCGAGAGTGGGGGTGGTGGCCATCAGAGTGGTGACGAGGGGAAGGTGAGGGGAccggtgggggagggtgggggctggggtggcaggGATCCGGATGTCTCTCTTTCCCTGGGATTCCTTGTCCAATTTCCTCCACGTAATTCTCAGCTGAAGTCAGCCTGGGAGTTGAGCAAGATGAAAGGGCTGAAGCTtgaggagctgtggctgcaaggGAACCCTCTGTGTGGCACCTTCCCAGACCAATCCACCTACGTAAGGTTGGTGAGAACCACTGTCACCCTTCCTGGGGACCTTTTTCCCCTGGGAGCATGAACTGCCCCCTGAGAATGCATGTATGCAGAAAGCTACGAGCCTCGTCCTCTGGAAGGGTCACGGGCCCCACCTTCTGCTCTCTCTGTGTCCCTCACCTGTGAGCAGTTTCCTTGCTCTGACCTGCTCACCTCTTCAGATGCTCTGGGATCTGTTTCCCGACTCTGCCCCCAGCATTCTCTACCATGTCCTCCCGAGAGTGTGCTCCAGGAAGCAGGGCTCCCTCACCTCCCCAACACAAGGAGTGACTGGCCTTGTGCCAGATGCTGGTGCCCTGGACTGAGAAGGGTCCTCCAGCCCAGGGCCTCAAGCTGAGACAGGCCTTCCTACTCTGTGCTGAGATGGGGCTTCCCTCCCCCGTTCTGAGAGGggccctctttcccttcctccgaAAGGATCCCCCCTTCCACCCCGGGTTGACATGGGGGCTTGCCTGCCCCAAGCTGAGGGCTGAGGTCCCGGGCAGCTCTTGTCATGACATCCGTTCCTCCAGCCCAGTGGTAAGAGCTTGACCTTCTTGGGAGAAAGCAAGGTTCTTTGAGTCAAGGGGCCAGAGGTGGGCCACCACCAGTGAGCAGAGGGCTTCCCGAGGCAGGAGTGGAAGGCAGAGAGCAAGGGCGGTGGAAGAGACAGAAGCACAGGCCTCCCTGGgctcttgcccctcccccatccacacATCATATCATCCTGTCTGGTCCTTCAGAGGAGCCCTGGGTAGCCTGAGACAGGTATGATTCCTCGGGTAAAGAACCAACTAAGACAGGTGCAGGGGCCATTGGGAGGGAAGATGGCGATCATAAGAGGGGACCAGAGACCCTCAGCCCCTATACTGAGCTGGGAACTGACCCTTTACTCCTCCTGGGGAAGGTCTGCCCCCGAGGCTACTCCGTTTCCCATGCCCAGGTCAGACTGAGCTCGTGCAGGTGACAAAGCTTCAACCGGGACCAGTGGGGCCCCAGGTCAACATGTGCATATTTTCCCTTCCTATTCTGGGTGCCTGGGCCATTCCAGGGGCTGCAGCAGGagagatttctttcctctttcttctgtcttcttccctcacccacccccaccaccatggGAGagcttcttccccttctctttgcTTAGCTTTCTGTCCCAGGCTTGTCTCTATGCCCCTGCGTCTCTCtcatctcttcccctccctttctgtCTTCATCCCCTCcatttccctccctgcctcctgagcCCTGGCTCACTCAGCTCCCTGCCCAAGCATCCTGGGCCATCCCTGGGGGTGTCCTGGTCCTGGCGGAATCCTGGACCCCCAGTGAGGTGGCCGAGCCCCGggctcccacccccttccctcttctctccacaGCCTTTGGTGGGGacctggagggaggaaggggggaaggaaggccTGGAGCATGGGATTGACATGCTGCTTCTTGTGGCCCTGGAGAAGGGAGTCAGGGCAGTCTCGGGGGAGCCCCcgggggggaggagaggaaggagagagagagggagagacagagggagagaggcttCATAACCCTGATCTGCCCATCACgtctttctatttttggttttggacAGTGCCATCAGAGAATGCTTCCCCAAGTTGTTACGCCTGGTAAGTGCCTGTGTTCATCATTGTGTCTCACTTACATAGGTGACCTCTGCACCTGCCCTCAAGCCCGGTGGGTCTTGCCTACATTACATATTTGCATCGGACCCTTAACCATTTTAGGGCAGAAGGACTTCTGAAATAGACATGGGTATACTCGCTGGAAAAATAtccgtaaacacacacacacacacacacacacacacacacacaaaaatttgcaTATAACAGTAGATGCTTCCCTCCTTAAGACCTCATGATCAAGACACCCACTGTAAGCTTGTCCATGGAATGAATTTCCGGGGCCCTTTGACATCTGACCTCTGAACTCACCCTCTGGGGGGCAtcttccccccccgcccccgctcatCCTGGGCCAGCTCCCCGGTCTCCATTGCTGacttcctcttcccctctccaGGACGGTCAGGAGTTACTGTCACCAAGTATCATTGACAATGATGCTCCCTATGTGCTAAAGCCCTGCAAGGTGAGGAAGAGGATCAAACAACATTTGGGGTATTTGCAAGGGAGGTTTTATCAACTGTGTCACCTGAAATGTCTTTGGATTCCAGGAAAGCTATAAAGGATCCAATGAGCTGAAGAGTCTAATTCTACAATTCCTGCGGCAGTGAGTTTCCCTGGGAATCTGAGGAAGGGGAGGTCCAGCACAAGCGAGGCCACCCATGTGCAGCACTGCTTCTGGGAGGTTTCAGGTCTCCTCTGAGGTCCAGCCCACAAGGATGGACCATCCTCCTTGCTCCTGCACAGGTATTACTTGATCCATGACTATGGAGACAGGCGGCGTCTCCTGGGTGCTTATCACAACGAGGCCTGCTTCTCTCTGACCATTCCCTTCCACCCCGAGGACCCAGACCCGTGAGTATCCCAGCTCACACTCTGCTCCCGGGCTGGCAGGCCATGGGGCTCCCCAGCAGACACAGGTCAGCTCCTGCAAACCCCCACACTGGCCACACCCCCACATCCTGTTCCCCCTTTTCTCCTAGAAGCAGCTTGTACGAGTACCTGGAGGAAAACAGGAATATGAAGAAGCTCAAGGACCCCTGTGAGTGGAGGACAGGAAGACTGGGCTGGAAAGGGGACCGTGAGGGGTCAGTCCTTTGACCCAGGGCATGTGGGGCAGCCATGACCTTCGCTTACTTCCCCTCCCCCTACAGATCTGAGGGTCCAGCTGCTGAAGCAAACAAAAGGTGACATTGTGACCTCCCTCTGTGTGTTGCCCAAAACTCAGCATGACCTCAGCTCCTTCGTGGTGGACATGTGGTTCCAGACGGTGAGCGTGGGTTTCCTCCCTAGGGCAGGGCCAGGAAGCCACTGCAGGCAGGAGGTTTAGGTGTTGACTGAGCACCCAGGCTCTTCCCTTTCAGGAAACGATGCTCTGCTTCTCCGTCAACGGGGTGTTCAAGGAAGGTAGGTGTGTAGCCGCCTCCCCAGAGGCCCCAGTGAGCCCTCCCCATGGTGGGGCTCCCTCTCAGAACTCTCCCAGCTCCCTgacccctgcctcccttcccGCCCCCTCTGGGTTCTCCAGCCCTCACTCCTCCCACAGACAACCCAGGTGTGACCTGTGGTCATGCCCTCCGCCCTGCACACACTGGGTGTTGGGGACCCAGGTCGTGGGCTTTGATGGCTCTCATCCCAgatccttagtctgggaacttgggCCATTGCTTAAaccccagtttcctcctctgcaaagtgGGGTGATAATGTCCGCCTCCTGGGCAGCTGTGGAACATGCATCCCGTGGACTTGTGGAGTGGTGGTCGTGGGGCCCTGTCACTGGAGCAGACTGCTCCTACAGTTGCCCTCCCCTTCCCAACGCCCTGCCCACTCATGAACAAGTGCCCCCTCAGCCTGAGTGTCAAGTCAGACCCTGACTGGGGACCCCATGGGCGCATGTGTAAAACACATGGGGCTCTAAAGGGTCCTGTTGTTGGTCGTTGCAGTGGAAGGCCAGTCTCGGGGCTGTGTTCGTGCCTTCACCCGAACCTTCATCACTACCCCTGCCACCTCTTCCAGGTGAGTGCCGTGTTGTGGGTGGGAACACCCATCTCAGCCTGGGCTCTGGGTGGGACTGTGGAGGTGCAGACCTTAGGTTTTCTCCATATTGTGGAAACCCCAGCCCGTAACTCTGAGGAGCAGTCTAGCCTAGTGGTGAAGaagagcctgggctctggaatCGGAACATGGGTTCTCTCCTTGACCCAACACTCacgtgctgtgtgaccttggtcaagtcacATGCCCTCTCTGTAGCTCAGTGACTTCCTCTGAAAATGGGGATCAGACTGTCCACTCCCTGGGCTATTGTAAAGGGTAAATGCAGAATCTACCATCTAGTGAAGCTGGTAGACAGTCTCCAAAGTGGGCTCtgtgggaggggcagaggcagccGTCAGGGAGCCTGGAGGACAGATGCAGGAGGGGTATGGATGGAATCTGGTTCCTGGCGGGCAGTGGGAGCAGGATCATCATTGCAGGTGCAGGCTTGTCCATCCTTCCACCCGTCTGAGGGCCCATTTTTCCTCCAGTCTTTGCATCGTGAACGACGAGCTGTTTGTGAGGGAAGCCAGCCCCAGCGAAACTCAGAGTGCGGCCTTCTTCATCCCAGTGCCTACAGCTTCTGCCAGCTCTGTATGCACCCTCTCCCAGGAGCTGCAGGAAGTGGTGCAGGCTTTCTCTACCCAATCTGGGATGAAACTCGAGTGGTCTCAGAAGTGAGTGCTGAGTGTGCATGGGAATGGGGATGGGTTGGAACGGCAGGGGAGTGGATCATGGAAACTCTCAGGGGATTTGGAAAAGTAACTTTCTGGATATTTTGCTTCCAAAAGCACAAAGTGACCCATGAAAAAGAGATCATACTATAATAAATGTAAAgggtttttaagataaaataatgttCAGTGACAGTCTCTTATATATGGAACATCCGAAAGAATCCAcaacagaaaggggaaaaaaaaaaaacccactagaaCTAAAAACCAAGTTCACCAAGGTTGCAGAATACAAGACCAATGTACAAAActcatttgtggagttcccatcatggctcagtggttaacaaacccaacaagtatccatgaggacacaagtttgacccctggccttgctcggtgggttaagggtccagcgttgcagtgagctgtggtgtaggttgcagatgacgtggcttggatccggtgttgctgtggctgtggctgtggctgtggtgtgggccggcagctacagctctgattcgacccctagcctgggaacctccatattgccacaggtgcggccctaaaaagacagaactcatttgtatttctgcataCTTGCAATGAGCAACCCAAACATGAAATTAAGGAAACGGAAGCCCAGTTACTATAGTATCAAAAGAGTGAAACACTTTGATACAAAAGAAGCACAAATCGCATACTCATACTGATACTCCGGAACCTGTAAAACATTGTTGGAAAAAGTAAAGAGGACCTAAACGAATGCAAAAACACTCCATTTTCATGGGTTGGAGGACTTACTATGATTAAGATGGCAGTACTATCCAGAGCAAACTAGATTCAATGTGGTCTCCATCAGAATCCTTCTTTGCAGAAACTGACAAGGTTGTCCTCAACTTCATGTGGAAGTGAACCAAAGCAGtctggagagagaagaacaaagttagagaactcacacttcctaatttcaaaacgtgctacagagccacagtaatcaaaactgtgcAGTACTGGCATGTGGACAGGGTATGAATCAGTGGAATAGAACTGAGAGTTCACaaataaaccctcacatttaTGGTCAAGCGATTATCAACCAGACAGagtgcagaaaaaaatctgatgggGAAATAGTAGTCTTTTCAACCAGTGGTGCTGGGACACCCAGATACACACATGCAAACCAATGAATTTTGTCCCCTGACTCACATACCATGTActgaaaatggatcaaagatctaaaaGTAAGAGCTAAGACTATAAAAATCTTGGAAGAAATCATAGGTGCAAGTCTTCATGAATTATACAACCATCTCTtacatatgacaccaaaagcacaggcaaccaaagggggaaaaataggTGAATTGTtgacatcatcaaaattaaaagccttTGAGCATCAGTGCACACTGTCAATAAGGTGAAAAACccaccaacagaatgggagaaggagttcccgtttgtggatcagcagaaacgaacccgactaggatccatgaggatgtgggtttgatccctggcctcactcagtggattaaggatccagtgttgctgtgagctgtggcgtaggttgcagaagcagcttggatcccgtgttactctggctgtggctgtggctggcagctgcagctccgattcgacccctaacctgggaacctgccaacttccatatgccacacctgtgcattctaaaaggaaaaaaaggggtggggggagaaaatatttgcaaatcgcaTGCCTGACAAGACTATATGACAACCCTtgcaactcaacaataaaaaggcaaacaacccGGTTTTTTCAAGTGGGGAAAGAACcggaatagatgtttctccagagaagatggAGACCAGAAActtgtactttaaaatttttcctttgttcttttcttgaaCATCTTTCTtgatcagtgtgtgtgtgtgtgtgtgtgtgtgtgtgtgtgtgtgtgtgtctgtctgtctgtctgtgtataatttataaaaaaaaattcccttgtcGTTCTGCACAGATCTACTTTTCTGCCTTGAATTCCAGTGGGCATGAATGCTAGTGATAGATGGTTTGgttttctctgagcctctcttcgTCATGACACATGGTGCTTGTCATAGTGGTACATGTGTCCCAGCAAGAAAGTGGCATAAATTTAGTGGTGGCATTACAGGTCAGTGTGTCTGTACTGTGATACCAGTGGAGATCATCTGTTCTTCTCCCACTGCAGGTGCCTTCAGGACAATGGGTGGAACTACACCAGAGCTGGGCAAGTCTTCAGTATACTCAAGGTGAGGTCTGGGGATCAAGTAGGTTAaagagggaactccctctctgggcctttgggGAGGACAAGGAGGtggaggctgggggccagggagcTGGCTCTTCTGACATTCCGACTTCTTCCCTCCAGACCGAGGGCAAGATCCCAGAGGAGGCCTTCAAAGAAATCCCCTAAAAGGAGCCCTTGGACATCATCTTTGTCTTCATCCACAtcatctttgtttctcttttcccagCCTCAGGCCACGCCCatgactggggctggaggcctGGCCGACCAAGAAGGCAAAGTTACCTTGTAAGCCAGGTAACATAGCCACCTGAAGGGTCAGGTAGTCTGTGTATTTTACCCACTCATGATTGctgtttattttcataataaagagTGATGTTGCACATTGTACGTTGTGTGTCCTGCATCTCTCTTCCCTGCCCCAAACATGAGCCAGTTGGTCCAGGACAGAAAAGCCCTGCCCGCCTCCCTGAGGAGGAGGCACTTGCTAGCCCAACAAGTGGGGTTTGTATAcacttttttccatttgaaaacgTGAAGTTTCTgtacaaaagtaaaataataatgggataaaatgggaaaaagacagtctcttcagcaagtggtgctgggaaaactggacagctgcatgtaaatcaatgaaactagaacacaccctcacaccatacatgaaaataaactcaaaatggcttaaagacttaaacataagacatgacaccataaaactcctagaagagaacataggcaaatgttttcttaggtcagcctcctaaggcaaaagaaataaaaccaaaactaaatcaatcggacctaatcaaactgacaaactttttgcacagcaagggaaacgattgaaaaaaaaaaacaaaagacagcctatggaatgggagagaatagttgCAAATGaggcaaccgacaagggcttaatctccaatatatacaaacaactcacatgactgaacaggaaaaaacaacaacaacaacaacaacaggcaatccaattgaaaaatggtcagaagacctaaaagatatttctccaaagaagacatgtggatggccagcagacacgtgaaaaaatgcttgatatcaccaattattagagaaatgcaaatcaaaactacgagatacctaccacctcacaccagtcggaatggctatcattaatatgtctacaaataataaatgccagagagagtgtggagaaagggtaccctcctatactgttggtaggcCTGTAAATTGGTactacaatcactatggaaaacagtgtaggggtacctcagaaaattaaatatagaactaccatttgatccagcagtgccactcctgggcatatatccagataaaacttgcattcaaaaagacacgtgcacccctatatattcattgcagcactattcacaatagccaagacatggaaacaacctaaatgtccaacaacagatgaatagagtaagaagatgtggtacatatacacaatggaatgctactcagccataaaaaagaacaaaatagtgccatttttagcaacatggatggaactagagattctcatactaagtgaagcaagtcagaaagagaaagacaaatgccatatgatttcacttatgtctggagtctaatatatggcacaaatgaacctatctacagaacagaaacaaact
It encodes:
- the LOC125118087 gene encoding nuclear RNA export factor 2-like, giving the protein MTSVVSGSKKPCTPAFSPRGPWLHAVPLYGLSFLRQCGNCFTGVPVEGKCHQSEKALLPGQAEGIPFWGVWDGSLRAGWCFACPTILLAQDRVQDYDDVGSSSQERSEGWSSSPHSLSKRSPHYEHGGYEPQPSGLQEEDGNVMMRDVQVDPKGRDSPYTARRDKRRVRWHSEGHIHITVWRDRKLLEREKGKNTQDRTLSSWFKVTIPRGRKYDKTWLMDSIQSRCSVPFTPVDFHCVKNQARFFVQDASTASALKDVSYEICDKDNRKIPIIVNPSDVVPYSVHNKLKPGEMEQLKLTLHKRYNVSQQALDLQRLRYDPDLTGHDIDIILNRRNCMSATLQVIKKNFPELLSLNLSSNKLYRLDGLSDIIQMVPTVKILNLSKNELKSAWELSKMKGLKLEELWLQGNPLCGTFPDQSTYVSAIRECFPKLLRLDGQELLSPSIIDNDAPYVLKPCKESYKGSNELKSLILQFLRQYYLIHDYGDRRRLLGAYHNEACFSLTIPFHPEDPDPSSLYEYLEENRNMKKLKDPYLRVQLLKQTKGDIVTSLCVLPKTQHDLSSFVVDMWFQTETMLCFSVNGVFKEVEGQSRGCVRAFTRTFITTPATSSSLCIVNDELFVREASPSETQSAAFFIPVPTASASSVCTLSQELQEVVQAFSTQSGMKLEWSQKCLQDNGWNYTRAGQVFSILKTEGKIPEEAFKEIP